In the Setaria italica strain Yugu1 chromosome VI, Setaria_italica_v2.0, whole genome shotgun sequence genome, one interval contains:
- the LOC101760607 gene encoding uncharacterized protein LOC101760607, producing the protein MASPSHRRSAVASLQGEEDEQEGDVCHLFCPSPNKSKTGQRGTGIVISSETEETEDPHRQAQSTNNKAVYITSSADEVNRDEAHVVSKAQFSIYYTSLLKFAWLVFAARHLEHHGMILVLFETPSGFAISSMLEEDLKEPDALQVLALNVRANFGMDYRVEEFELGSKRGLREFREFKDTSRVINHDTGISWDLTEMIMRWRHPEQKMAVGKPEYKGIIESSLVSVKLPRLLLLVDNFGHQFCCHFFQGVPCLFDEILNASVTFYRNLAHSCDGLKAYVFSFFQMFTQDEVLTFVRDAEKYEARIHKGICLNVYNEMVKARKYIRMT; encoded by the exons ATGGCAAGTCCCAGCCATCGTCGGAGCGCCGTTGCGAGTCTGCAAGGCGAGGAAGATGAGCAAGAG GGTGATGTCTGCCATTTGTTTTGTCCAAGCCCAAATAAGTCCAAGACAG GCCAAAGAGGGACAGGTATTGTCATCAGCAGCGAAACAGAAGAAACAGAAGACCCTCATCGTCAAGCGCAAAGCACCAACAACAAAGCGGTTTACATTACCAGTAGCGCCGACGAGGTCAACAGGGATGAGGCTCATGTTGTCTCCAAGGCTCAGTTCTCCATCTACTACACTA GCTTGCTTAAGTTCGCCTGGCTTGTGTTCGCAGCTCGCCATTTGGAACACCATGGAATGATCTTAGTGCTGTTCGAGACGCCCTCTGGCTTTGCAATTTCCAGTATGTTGGAGGAGGACCTCAAGGAACCAGACGCACTGCAGGTACTTGCTTTG AATGTCCGGGCAAACTTCGGCATGGATTATAGGGTAGAAGAG TTTGAACTGG gatccaaacggggcctgagAGAATTTCGGGAATTCAAGGACACGTCCCGTGTCATTAATCATGATACTGGTATTAGTTGGGACCTTACTGAGATGATCATGAGGTGGCGCCACCCTGAGCAGAAGATGGCCGTTGGGAAGCCTGAGTATAAAGGAATCATTGAGAGTAGCTTGGTCAGTGTAAAGCTCCCCCGTTTGCTTTTGCTTGTGGACAACTTTGGGCACCAATTTTGCTGCCATTTCTTTCAGGGTGTACCCTGCCTGTTTGATGAAATTTTAAATGCGTCCGTCACATTTTATCGAAACTTGGCACATTCATGTGATGGGCTGAAAGCATAtgtgttttctttctttcagatGTTTACACAAGATGAGGTGCTGACGTTTGTGAGGGATGCGGAGAAATATGAAGCTCGGATACATAAGGGCATTTGCCTGAATGTCTACAATGAGATGGTGAAAGCCCGTAAATATATCAGGATGACATGA
- the LOC101754244 gene encoding uncharacterized protein LOC101754244 isoform X2 → MDRATRRRPESFSSTRHGRRAPPPQRAVDGGGLLCPDEGDEIHGSPGILVGESMMAGILVVESTATRIHSSDGILGAQATRRPGSTQPPSSTAVQGPPVRWNQVLLALTNQSPWWRSRLDDLEFCTHDVAGRWCHLQELEPVFFKNISAYPKGSVQTSEKLKWLLKVPDLNESTSEVQQIMLESDVPNMIRTSAGVAHLRLQR, encoded by the exons ATGGACcgcgcgacgcggcggcggccagaatCCTTCTCCTCCACGCGACATGGCcgccgggctcctcctccccaacGCGCCGTGGACGGGGGCGGTCTCCTGTGCCCGGACGAGGGCGACGAGATCCACGGCAGCCCCGGGATCCTCGTCGGGGAGTCCATGATGGCCGGGATCCTCGTCGTGGAGTCCACGGCGACCAGGATCCACAGCAGCGACGGGATCCTCGGCGCTcaggcgacgcggcggccgggATCCACCCAGCCTCCATCGAGCACCGCCGTCCAGGGACCACCGGTTCGCTGGAATCAGGTGCTGCTAGCATTGACGAATCAGTCGCCATGGTGGAGATCAAG GTTAGATGACTTAGAGTTTTGCACCCATGATGTGGCTGGCAGGTGGTGTCACCTGCAGGAGTTAGAacctgttttttttaaaaacatttCTGCTTATCCCAAG GGATCAGTTCAGACTTCTGAGAAGCTCAAGTGGCTCCTAAAG GTACCCGATCTGAATGAGAGCACTTCAGAAGTTCAACAAATCATGCTGGAATCTGATGTGCCCAACATGATAAGAACCTCTGCGGGCGTggcccacctccgcctccaacg CTGA
- the LOC101754244 gene encoding uncharacterized protein LOC101754244 isoform X1, with translation MDRATRRRPESFSSTRHGRRAPPPQRAVDGGGLLCPDEGDEIHGSPGILVGESMMAGILVVESTATRIHSSDGILGAQATRRPGSTQPPSSTAVQGPPVRWNQVLLALTNQSPWWRSRLDDLEFCTHDVAGRWCHLQELEPVFFKNISAYPKGSVQTSEKLKWLLKVPDLNESTSEVQQIMLESDVPNMIRTSAGVAHLRLQRLRFCFSIDFGYFCFCLLNAESSNFLFTCLNKFTRDTNSSLVCLQIIVFSVVFEFIFFVLRLFLLFCLGILQLMGKYALKNSYSEQSALKSLNTPSKW, from the exons ATGGACcgcgcgacgcggcggcggccagaatCCTTCTCCTCCACGCGACATGGCcgccgggctcctcctccccaacGCGCCGTGGACGGGGGCGGTCTCCTGTGCCCGGACGAGGGCGACGAGATCCACGGCAGCCCCGGGATCCTCGTCGGGGAGTCCATGATGGCCGGGATCCTCGTCGTGGAGTCCACGGCGACCAGGATCCACAGCAGCGACGGGATCCTCGGCGCTcaggcgacgcggcggccgggATCCACCCAGCCTCCATCGAGCACCGCCGTCCAGGGACCACCGGTTCGCTGGAATCAGGTGCTGCTAGCATTGACGAATCAGTCGCCATGGTGGAGATCAAG GTTAGATGACTTAGAGTTTTGCACCCATGATGTGGCTGGCAGGTGGTGTCACCTGCAGGAGTTAGAacctgttttttttaaaaacatttCTGCTTATCCCAAG GGATCAGTTCAGACTTCTGAGAAGCTCAAGTGGCTCCTAAAG GTACCCGATCTGAATGAGAGCACTTCAGAAGTTCAACAAATCATGCTGGAATCTGATGTGCCCAACATGATAAGAACCTCTGCGGGCGTggcccacctccgcctccaacgGTTACGATTCTGCTTTAGCATTGATTTTGGTTATTTTTGTTTCTGTCTATTGAATGCTGAATCTTCTAATTTTTTGTTCACTTGCTTGAATAAATTTACACGAGATACAAACAGTTCACTCGTCTGTCTTCAAATCATTGTTTTTTCGGTTGTGTTTGAGTTCATATTTTTTGTTCTACGCTTATTCCTGTTATTTTGTCTTGGCATATTACAGCTGATGGGAAAATATGCTCTAAAAAATTCTTATTCAGAGCAATCAGCACTTAAAAGTTTGAATACTCCTTCAAAATGGTAA
- the LOC101753849 gene encoding molybdate-anion transporter, whose protein sequence is MGVVIEREEWALTPLAYPLLSAAGLAAALLLPYFSAARTPAHAAGSSSSPFDVGAAPFLRFRRVFLVIFSLASVVEGIQSVFGEDEFVRCGLGREQMAARLAATAAAALFPGAISGVVADKIGPRRACIFYWVLQLAVGALKSFSALGCAWINNFILTLASSLFSFCFETWLVVEHEKQDQKQDLLFDTFWVMTFFESVSLIGSQEITNVLVSNDDNGFLLPYAFAATLSVVGILYMRNASSTTQHASAVGSYQKSFFAHVLRDKRVLILVLAQAGIHFAISAFWFLWAPTIVADGRYAQLSVIYPCFLASRMLGSAGFPWFYGATAPLRNEDSLTIAYIGAGLALSIVAYDYQEIGTLVILFCIFHACVGFILPSLARLRTKYLPNELRGGMMSFSLSLGNAAIFVFLLQGAHPRSIPNSTILGLASCGLLGAGGCIHMLRRWRKHTRQNARSL, encoded by the exons ATGGGGGTGGTGATCGAGCGGGAGGAGTGGGCGCTCACGCCCCTCGCCTACCCGCTCCTCTCCGCcgcgggcctcgccgccgcgctcctcctcccttACTTCTCCGCCGCGAGGACCCCGGCGCACGCGGCCGGGTCGTCCTCTTCCCCCTTCGACGTGGGCGCCGCCCCCTTCCTCCGGTTCCGCCGCGTCTTCCTCGTCATCTTCTCCCTCGCGTCCG TGGTTGAGGGGATCCAGTCCGTGTTCGGGGAGGATGAGTTCGTGCGGTGTGGGCTTGGCAGGGAGCAGATGGCTGCGCGccttgctgctactgctgcagcTGCTCTGTTCCCAGGCGCCATTTCTGGCGTCGTCGCTGACAAAAT AGGACCACGAAGGGCTTGCATATTTTACTGGGTACTTCAGCTTGCAGTGGGTGCCTTGAAGAGTTTCAGTGCACTTGGTTGTGCATGGATCAACAATTTCATTCTAACACTTGCATCTTCATTGTTCTCTTTCTGTTTTGAGACTTGGCTTGTGGTGGAGCATGAGAAG CAAGACCAGAAGCAAGATTTGCTGTTTGATACCTTCTGGGTGATGACATTCTTTGAATCAGTATCCCTTATTGGAAGTCAAGAAATCACAAATGTCTTGGTTAGTAATGATGACAATGGATTCTTGCTTCCCTATGCATTTGCAGCCACACTATCAGTAGTGGGGATTCTGTATATGAGAAATGCATCAAGTACCACTCAGCACGCATCTGCAGTTGGGAGCTACCAAAAATCATTTTTTGCCCATGTCCTCAGAG ACAAAAGAGTACTGATCCTGGTATTAGCTCAAGCAGGCATCCATTTTGCTATCTCAGCCTTTTGGTTTCTCTGGGCACCAACCATAGTG GCTGACGGAAGGTATGCTCAGCTGTCAGTAATCTACCCCTGTTTCTTGGCATCAAGAATGCTTGGAAGCGCTGGCTTTCCATGGTTTTATGGAGCCACAGCTCCCTTACGGAATGAGGACAGCTTGACAATAGCTTACATTGGTGCTGGACTTGCTTTGTCTATTGTGGCTTATgattaccag GAGATTGGAACGTTGGTGATACTCTTCTGCATCTTCCATGCATGTGTAGGCTTCATTTTACCTTCACTAGCAAGATTGAGAACAAA GTACCTGCCAAATGAGCTGCGTGGGGGCATGATGAGCTTCTCACTGTCGCTAGGAAATGCTGCTATCTTCGTTTTCCTATTACAG GGCGCCCACCCTCGAAGCATTCCAAATTCGACTATTCTGGGCCTTGCGTCCTGTGGCCTGTTGGGAGCCGGGGGTTGCATTCACATGTTGAGGCGGTGGAGAAAGCACACTCGCCAGAATGCCCGTAGTTTGTAG
- the LOC101753434 gene encoding uncharacterized protein LOC101753434 has translation MGLVIEREEWALTPLAYPLLSAAGLAAALLLPYFSAARTPAHAAGSSSSPFDVGAGPFLRFRRAFLVIFSLASVVEGIQSVFGEDEFVRCGLGREQMAARLAATAAAALFPGAISGVVSDKM, from the exons ATGGGGTTGGTGATCGAGCGGGAGGAATGGGCGCTCACGCCCCTCGCATACCCGCTCCTCTCCGCcgcgggcctcgccgccgcacTCCTCCTCCCTTACTTCTCCGCCGCGAGGACCCCGGCGCACGCGGCCGGGTCGTCCTCTTCCCCCTTCGACGTGGGCGCCGGCCCCTTCCTCCGGTTCCGCCGCGCCTTCCTCGTCATCTTCTCCCTCGCGTCCG TGGTTGAGGGGATCCAGTCCGTGTTCGGGGAGGATGAGTTCGTCCGGTGTGGGCTTGGCAGGGAGCAGATGGCCGCGCGccttgctgctactgctgcagcTGCTCTGTTCCCAGGCGCCATATCTGGCGTCGTTTCTGACAAAATGTAA
- the LOC111257552 gene encoding uncharacterized protein LOC111257552: MMLPTKAEMHHHPSTSKKAVVTEAAVDVCLAGAAVAGAALLAWWAVAFHPTYAHLWMVPLGLVLAGTPPVVCLALRCSGDGGPRVPLPRSLPTVPTACSTYAYFSPGAEPGSV; this comes from the coding sequence ATGATGCTTCCGACGAAGGCGGAGATGCACCACCACCCGAGCACCAGCAAGAAGGCGGTCGTCACGGAAGCCGCCGTGGACGTGTGCCTCGCGGgggcggccgtggccggcgccgcgctgctGGCGTGGTGGGCCGTCGCGTTCCACCCGACCTACGCCCACCTCTGGATGGTGCCGCTCGGCCTCGTGCTCGCCGGCACCCCGCCCGTCGTCTGCCTCGCGCTCCgctgctccggcgacggcggcccgcGCGTGCCGCTGCCGCGATCGTTGCCCACAGTGCCCACAGCATGTAGTACGTACGCGTACTTCTCACCAGGGGCGGAGCCAGGTTCAGTTTAA